A single region of the Raphanus sativus cultivar WK10039 chromosome 1, ASM80110v3, whole genome shotgun sequence genome encodes:
- the LOC130508171 gene encoding uncharacterized protein LOC130508171 isoform X3, with protein MLMRLLLWFSLRSFLPCPLFLLTLGTRPLQVFQRVKFAVERGLLASSSSSETIPLVIGPGHGTSAPSTRLVSGRISPLIVGPGVFRKHVESEEQVQSLGKAPGKEHGGDYDFFVKSFDVPILPEDDDLNSVVHAVPQENLKSTRDFWQELGGSHMTWNQTDSITSVGSLNAAQKGSCFEVGTGSKNDQPSKGSLASENGDTESKRSLASVNGDTESKRSLACVNGDTELGSAFSSSTHGCSVDHLEEIFQDAKTNKRTLLAVMDLVMNLMKEVELEEKDADKSELEAARGGLDTLEKVEEFRKMLKHAKEANDMHAGEVYGEKSILATEAKELENRLLKLSEERSKSLDVLDEMRETLEIRLAATLEMKKAAEQEKKAKEDSALKALAEQEAIMEKVAQESKLLQQEAEQNSKLREFLMDRGEVVDSLQGEISVICQDVKLLKEKFDKSVSTTTKSVTSSLTSSRGSSSMRSLVLENPAELLNGIFETSSKNKSPEEEEEEEASYYMKKEKNDRRELLEDGWDIFEKDIEL; from the exons ATGCTGATGAGGCTGCTGCTGTGGTTCTCTCTGAGATCCTTCCTTCCTTGCCCCCTCTTTCTACTCACTCTCGGAACAAGGCCTCTCCAAGTGTTTCAGCGCGTCAAG TTTGCAGTAGAACGTGGTTTGCTtgcctcctcttcttcttcagaaaCTATCCCCTTGGTTATTGGTCCTGGCCACGGTACCAGTGCTCCAAGTACTAGATTGGTCTCTGGTAGGATCTCGCCACTGATTGTTGGTCCTGGTGTTTTCCGCAAACATGTCGAAAGTGAGGAGCAAGTCCAATCTTTAGGAAAGGCTCCTGGAAAAGAGCACGGAGGAGACTATGATTTCTTTGTCAAGTCTTTTGATGTTCCCATCCTCCCAGAGGATGATGATCTTAACTCAGTGGTCCACGCTGTCCCACAAGAAAACCTCAAGTCTACTAGAGATTTTTGGCAAGAGCTTGGTGGTTCTCATATGACATGGAATCAAACAGATTCAATCACAAGCGTTGGTTCACTGAATGCTGCACAGAAGGGATCATGTTTTGAAGTTGGGACTGGGAGTAAAAATGACCAGCCGTCAAAGGGTTCACTGGCCAGTGAAAACGGTGATACTGAATCAAAGCGTTCACTGGCTAGTGTAAATGGTGATACTGAATCAAAGCGTTCATTGGCCTGTGTAAATGGAGATACTGAATTAGGTAGTGCTTTCAGCTCATCAACTCATGGCTGCAGTGTTGATCACCTTGAAGAGATTTTCCAAGACGCCAAAACTAACAAG AGAACCTTGCTCGCTGTGATGGACTTGGTTATGAATCTGATGAAAGAAGTTGAACTTGAAGAGAAGGATGCAGATAAGTCAGAGTTAGAAGCTGCTAGGGGAGGTTTGGACACTCTTGAAAAGGTTGAGGAGTTCAGGAAGATGCTGAAACATGCCAAGGAAGCCAATGACATG CATGCTGGAGAAGTATATGGAGAGAAGTCAATTTTAGCAACTGAAGCAAAAGAGCTTGAAAACCGATTGCTCAAGTTATCAGAAGAACGAAGCAAATCTCTTGATGTACTTGATGAG ATGCGTGAAACTCTTGAGATAAGACTAGCGGCAACATTGGAGATGAAAAAGGCTGCTGAGCAAGAAAAGAAAGCAAAAGAAGACTCTGCGCTTAAGGCACTTGCTGAACAAGAGGCCATCATGGAGAAAGTAGCCCAAGAATCAAAGCTTCTTCAGCAAGAGGCAGAGCAAAACTCTAAG CTTCGAGAGTTTCTTATGGATCGTGGTGAGGTCGTTGATTCCTTACA AGGAGAAATATCTGTCATATGTCAAGATGTGAAGCTGTTGAAAGAAAAATTTGACAAGAGTgtgtcaacaacaacaaaatcagTTACCTCAAGCCTGACTAGTTCACGTGGATCATCATCTATGAGGAGCTTGGTGCTTGAGAATCCTGCTGAGCTGTTGAATGGAATTTTTGAAACCTCAAGCAAGAACAAGAgcccagaagaagaagaagaagaagaagcatctTACTACatgaagaaagagaaaaatgatCGTAGAGAGCTTCTTGAAGATGGTTGGGACATCTTTGAGAAGGATATTGAACTTTAA
- the LOC130508177 gene encoding sm-like protein LSM2 — MLFFSYFKDLVGQEVTVELKNDLAIRGTLHSVDQYLNIKLENTRVVDQDKYPHMLSVRNCFIRGSVVRYVQLPPDGVDVDLLHDAARREARGG, encoded by the exons ATG TTGTTCTTCTCGTACTTCAAGGATTTGGTGGGACAAGAAGTGACGGTTGAGCTGAAGAACGATTTAGCAATCAGAGGGACACTTCATTCTGTGGATCAGTACCTTAATATCAAGCTCGAGAACACTCGTGTTGTTGATCAGGACAAGTACCCTCACATG CTGTCGGTGAGAAACTGTTTCATCAGAGGATCAGTGGTGAGGTACGTGCAGCTACCTCCTGATGGAGTCGATGTTGATTTACTTCACGATGCAGCTAGAAGAGAGGCCAGAGGTGGATGA
- the LOC130508165 gene encoding isoamylase 2, chloroplastic-like, translated as MAVWSPSAGIGSCCLLNNDITETWRFPSVCFPACKNKTKRGSETLRVTRKHISRDLVTSALQSYHHRLSKIRASKTSTELKEEVSTRSAKVDDLKKKVTTTSYLFRTKSGALVKVKVEKKREEKYSIMVYVSSLELSSSSLVMVWGVYRSDSSSFLPLDFESSSQDSQTHTTETPFVKSSLSDDELMLGLEFDGKESPFYLSFRLKDPNGVEMLTHRDTYFCIPVGFTAGRPLPLGLSPGADAESWNFAFFSRNSKSVVLCLYDDTTTDKPALELDLDPYVNRTGDVWHASVEKTWEFVRYGFRCKESSTHSEEEEEDIVLDPYATVIEKSISQKFLGSLYKNPSFDWGRDVSPNIPLEKLIVYRLNVKGFTQHKSSKLPTNTAGTFTGVAEKVNHLKTLGANAVLLEPVFSFSEQNGPYFPFHFFSPMDMYGAANSMKEMVKRLHSEGVEVLLEVVFTHTADSGALRGIDDGSYYYKGRANDLDSKSYLNCNFPVVQQLVLESLRYWVTEFHVDGFCFINASSLLRGVHGEHLSRPPLVEAISFDPLLAGRKLIADCWDPYDMVMVTKEVRFPHWKRWGELNTRYCRDVRNFVRGRGLLSDLATRICGSGDVFTDGRGPAFSFNYVSRNSGLSLVDLVSFSVGGGPELASELSWNCGEEGATNKSAVLQTRLKQIRNFLFIQYISLGVPVLNMGDECGVSTKGSPLLESRKPFDWNMLASAFGSQITQFISFMTSVRARRSDVFQRRNFLKPENIVWYANDQTTPKWEDPGSRFLALEIKAETEVETTALLPVEPTEPKNNDLFIGFNASDQPENVILPSLPDGREWRRLVDTALPFPGFFSVEGETVVAEEEEEMLQPVMYEMKPYSCTLFETINATTA; from the coding sequence atggCTGTTTGGTCACCATCAGCTGGGATAGGATCTTGTTGTCTTCTTAACAATGACATCACTGAAACATGGAGGTTTCCTTCTGTCTGTTTTCCAGCGTGTAAGAACAAGACTAAACGCGGATCTGAGACACTGAGAGTTACAAGAAAACATATCTCAAGGGATTTGGTTACAAGTGCGTTGCAAAGTTATCATCATCGGTTGAGTAAGATTCGTGCTTCAAAAACTTCTACCGAACTGAAAGAAGAGGTATCTACAAGAAGCGCTAAGGTTGATGACCTAAAGAAGAAGGTAACAACAACATCCTATTTGTTCAGGACCAAGTCTGGTGCTCTTGTTAAAGTTAAAGTCGAAAAGAAGAGGGAGGAAAAGTACAGTATCATGGTTTATGTCTCATCCTTGGAACTGAGTAGTAGTAGTCTGGTGATGGTTTGGGGTGTCTACAGGTCtgactcttcttctttcttgccTCTTGATTTCGAGAGCTCCTCTCAAGATTCACAAACCCACACAACGGAAACTCCCTTTGTTAAAAGCTCCTTGTCTGATGATGAGTTAATGCTTGGGCTAGAGTTTGATGGGAAAGAGTCTCCTTTCTACCTATCGTTTCGCCTGAAGGATCCGAATGGTGTAGAAATGCTGACTCACAGGGACACATACTTCTGTATCCCGGTTGGTTTTACTGCTGGTCGTCCTTTGCCACTAGGCCTGTCCCCTGGAGCAGATGCTGAGTCGTGGAACTTCGCCTTCTTTTCAAGAAACTCGAAGAGCGTGGTTTTATGCTTGTATGATGATACCACAACCGATAAGCCTGCTTTAGAGCTTGATCTTGACCCTTATGTCAACAGAACAGGTGATGTCTGGCATGCTTCAGTTGAGAAGACATGGGAGTTTGTTAGATATGGGTTCCGTTGCAAGGAATCATCTACTCactctgaagaagaagaagaagatattgtTTTGGATCCATACGCCACAGTTATTGAGAAATCCATCTCTCAGAAGTTTCTTGGAAGCTTATACAAAAACCCTTCCTTTGATTGGGGAAGAGATGTGTCTCCAAACATACCACTGGAGAAACTCATCGTTTACAGGTTGAACGTAAAGGGCTTTACACAGCACAAGTCCTCCAAGTTGCCGACTAACACAGCAGGGACTTTCACCGGTGTAGCTGAGAAAGTGAACCATTTGAAAACACTTGGAGCCAACGCTGTTCTCTTGGAGCCAGTGTTCTCCTTCTCCGAGCAAAATGGTCCTTACTTCCCATTTCATTTCTTTTCACCAATGGACATGTACGGCGCAGCTAACTCGATGAAAGAGATGGTAAAGAGACTGCACAGTGAAGGGGTTGAGGTGCTTTTGGAAGTAGTTTTTACACATACTGCAGACTCTGGAGCTCTCCGTGGCATTGATGACGGTTCTTATTATTACAAAGGAAGAGCTAATGATTTGGATTCCAAAAGTTACTTGAACTGTAACTTTCCTGTTGTTCAGCAGTTGGTTCTAGAGAGCCTGCGTTATTGGGTGACTGAGTTTCACGTAGATGGGTTTTGTTTCATCAATGCTTCCTCTCTCTTGAGAGGCGTCCACGGTGAGCATCTCTCTCGTCCTCCCTTGGTTGAAGCAATATCTTTTGATCCACTCCTTGCAGGAAGAAAACTCATTGCTGATTGCTGGGATCCATATGACATGGTCATGGTGACAAAGGAAGTACGGTTCCCTCATTGGAAGCGATGGGGGGAACTCAACACAAGATACTGTCGAGATGTGAGAAACTTTGTGAGGGGAAGAGGCCTTCTCAGCGATCTAGCTACTAGAATCTGCGGAAGCGGTGACGTATTCACAGATGGAAGAGGTCCTGCTTTCTCCTTCAACTACGTTTCAAGAAACTCAGGACTCTCTCTTGTGGACTTAGTCAGTTTCAGCGTTGGCGGCGGCCCTGAGCTAGCGTCAGAGCTAAGCTGGAACTGTGGGGAAGAAGGAGCAACGAACAAATCAGCTGTTCTTCAGACAAGGCTGAAGCAAATCCGGAACTTCTTGTTTATACAGTACATTTCGCTTGGAGTCCCTGTGCTCAACATGGGAGATGAATGTGGAGTCTCTACAAAAGGATCGCCGTTGCTGGAATCACGGAAGCCCTTTGACTGGAACATGTTGGCGTCAGCTTTCGGTTCACAGATCACGCAGTTCATCTCTTTCATGACTTCGGTTAGAGCAAGGAGAAGCGATGTGTTTCAGAGGAGGAACTTTCTGAAACCTGAGAACATTGTTTGGTATGCAAACGACCAAACTACTCCGAAGTGGGAAGACCCTGGTTCCAGATTCTTGGCGTTGGAGATCAAAGCAGAGACAGAGGTAGAAACAACCGCGTTGTTACCTGTTGAGCCAACCGAGCCAAAGAACAATGACCTGTTCATTGGGTTCAATGCAAGTGATCAACCTGAGAATGTTATTTTACCTTCACTTCCTGATGGAAGGGAATGGAGGCGGTTGGTGGACACAGCTCTTCCTTTCCCAGGGTTTTTCTCTGTTGAAGGAGAGACAGTtgtagcagaagaagaagaagagatgttaCAACCAGTGATGTATGAGATGAAGCCGTACAGTTGCACCCTTTTTGAAACCATCAATGCTACTACTGCTTAG
- the LOC130508171 gene encoding uncharacterized protein LOC130508171 isoform X2, which produces MGFTSVYRSLTEIFPQIDARMLRAVAIEHPKDADEAAAVVLSEILPSLPPLSTHSRNKASPSVSARQERGLLASSSSSETIPLVIGPGHGTSAPSTRLVSGRISPLIVGPGVFRKHVESEEQVQSLGKAPGKEHGGDYDFFVKSFDVPILPEDDDLNSVVHAVPQENLKSTRDFWQELGGSHMTWNQTDSITSVGSLNAAQKGSCFEVGTGSKNDQPSKGSLASENGDTESKRSLASVNGDTESKRSLACVNGDTELGSAFSSSTHGCSVDHLEEIFQDAKTNKRTLLAVMDLVMNLMKEVELEEKDADKSELEAARGGLDTLEKVEEFRKMLKHAKEANDMHAGEVYGEKSILATEAKELENRLLKLSEERSKSLDVLDEMRETLEIRLAATLEMKKAAEQEKKAKEDSALKALAEQEAIMEKVAQESKLLQQEAEQNSKLREFLMDRGEVVDSLQGEISVICQDVKLLKEKFDKSVSTTTKSVTSSLTSSRGSSSMRSLVLENPAELLNGIFETSSKNKSPEEEEEEEASYYMKKEKNDRRELLEDGWDIFEKDIEL; this is translated from the exons ATGGGTTTCACATCTGTTTATCGATCTCTCACGGAGATATTTCCTCAG ATTGATGCACGAATGTTGAGAGCTGTTGCAATTGAACATCCCAAGGATGCTGATGAGGCTGCTGCTGTGGTTCTCTCTGAGATCCTTCCTTCCTTGCCCCCTCTTTCTACTCACTCTCGGAACAAGGCCTCTCCAAGTGTTTCAGCGCGTCAAG AACGTGGTTTGCTtgcctcctcttcttcttcagaaaCTATCCCCTTGGTTATTGGTCCTGGCCACGGTACCAGTGCTCCAAGTACTAGATTGGTCTCTGGTAGGATCTCGCCACTGATTGTTGGTCCTGGTGTTTTCCGCAAACATGTCGAAAGTGAGGAGCAAGTCCAATCTTTAGGAAAGGCTCCTGGAAAAGAGCACGGAGGAGACTATGATTTCTTTGTCAAGTCTTTTGATGTTCCCATCCTCCCAGAGGATGATGATCTTAACTCAGTGGTCCACGCTGTCCCACAAGAAAACCTCAAGTCTACTAGAGATTTTTGGCAAGAGCTTGGTGGTTCTCATATGACATGGAATCAAACAGATTCAATCACAAGCGTTGGTTCACTGAATGCTGCACAGAAGGGATCATGTTTTGAAGTTGGGACTGGGAGTAAAAATGACCAGCCGTCAAAGGGTTCACTGGCCAGTGAAAACGGTGATACTGAATCAAAGCGTTCACTGGCTAGTGTAAATGGTGATACTGAATCAAAGCGTTCATTGGCCTGTGTAAATGGAGATACTGAATTAGGTAGTGCTTTCAGCTCATCAACTCATGGCTGCAGTGTTGATCACCTTGAAGAGATTTTCCAAGACGCCAAAACTAACAAG AGAACCTTGCTCGCTGTGATGGACTTGGTTATGAATCTGATGAAAGAAGTTGAACTTGAAGAGAAGGATGCAGATAAGTCAGAGTTAGAAGCTGCTAGGGGAGGTTTGGACACTCTTGAAAAGGTTGAGGAGTTCAGGAAGATGCTGAAACATGCCAAGGAAGCCAATGACATG CATGCTGGAGAAGTATATGGAGAGAAGTCAATTTTAGCAACTGAAGCAAAAGAGCTTGAAAACCGATTGCTCAAGTTATCAGAAGAACGAAGCAAATCTCTTGATGTACTTGATGAG ATGCGTGAAACTCTTGAGATAAGACTAGCGGCAACATTGGAGATGAAAAAGGCTGCTGAGCAAGAAAAGAAAGCAAAAGAAGACTCTGCGCTTAAGGCACTTGCTGAACAAGAGGCCATCATGGAGAAAGTAGCCCAAGAATCAAAGCTTCTTCAGCAAGAGGCAGAGCAAAACTCTAAG CTTCGAGAGTTTCTTATGGATCGTGGTGAGGTCGTTGATTCCTTACA AGGAGAAATATCTGTCATATGTCAAGATGTGAAGCTGTTGAAAGAAAAATTTGACAAGAGTgtgtcaacaacaacaaaatcagTTACCTCAAGCCTGACTAGTTCACGTGGATCATCATCTATGAGGAGCTTGGTGCTTGAGAATCCTGCTGAGCTGTTGAATGGAATTTTTGAAACCTCAAGCAAGAACAAGAgcccagaagaagaagaagaagaagaagcatctTACTACatgaagaaagagaaaaatgatCGTAGAGAGCTTCTTGAAGATGGTTGGGACATCTTTGAGAAGGATATTGAACTTTAA
- the LOC130495129 gene encoding uncharacterized protein LOC130495129 encodes MKLLSLIRTIKQNVLNHAKEFKGHFRCLGAQVSSEVQDICTNSFAFYEPSHDPKPPEADEDLRFDNEDVVFSGFLTIETLGEEPETPRFTSVEEEDVTGAQKDIAKLLTKKLDKLLEEYREYSSSKQVERSKNAEGDRESVDVCPSQGYDRIGFTKRSKEVMTRKDLLTSLFKRREAVEGECNTMEKHGQGDLIKSVFENLQNDDYMHKKKDIRKNVQIFRSRVHPVLCTSARDDKEIDDSRSCTNLKDPPLNGGFLVSSSILEPNRKKEKWIKTDAEYLVLEF; translated from the exons ATGAAG CTGCTAAGTTTGATTCGAACTATAAAGCAAAACGTCTTAAACCATGCAAAGGAGTTCAAAG GTCATTTCCGTTGTCTAGGAGCTCAGGTCTCTTCTGAAGTCCAAGACATCTGTACAAACTCCTTCGCCTTCTATGAACCATCTCATGACCCGAAACCACCAGAAGCCGATGAGGACCTCCGGTTTGATAATGAAGACGTGGTGTTCAGTGGATTTCTAACGATCGAGACGCTTGGTGAAGAACCTGAAACACCAAGATTCACTTccgttgaagaagaagatgtaacCGGAGCACAAAAAGATATTGCAAAGCTCTTAACTAAGAAGCTAGACAAGCTTCTTGAGGAATATCGCGAGTATAGTAGCAGTAAGCAAGTCGAGAGATCGAAGAATGCAGAAGGAGATAGAGAATCAGTTGACGTATGTCCTTCACAAGGTTATGATCGTATTGGCTTTACAAAGAGAAGCAAAGAAGTAATGACGAGAAAGGATTTACTTACAAGCCTCTTCAAAAGAAGAGAGGCAGTAGAAGGAGAGTGTAATACCATGGAGAAACATGGCCAAGGAGATTTGATTAAAAGTGTGTTCGAGAACCTCCAAAATGATGATTATATGCACAAGAAGAAAGACATCAGAAAG aaTGTTCAAATCTTCCGGAGTAGAGTCCATCCTGTTCTCTGTACAAGTGCAAGAGACGATAAGGAGATAGATGACAGCAGAAGCTGCACCAACCTCAAGGATCCTCCTCTTAACGGAGGGTTTCTTGTTTCAAGTTCCATCTTGGAGCCGAACaggaaaaaggaaaaatggATCAAGACTGACGCAGAGT atctTGTTCTGGAATTTTGA
- the LOC130495147 gene encoding uncharacterized protein LOC130495147, with translation MASHSYPIHGFSVQGITKKSRAYLVNSGVRRQESIIPENSFDLKIQHLGEPPCKAFSSLRNCNHFMESDSNMLKHRLLDVHETRQEEVVEFLLSTTEDELKERGAKMSLLSNLNQEQMKPLLDVMIHNQEFSINPDAQILFSSSRSELNDMVSIAAKLNKSDRWRKLSLLVPQSQR, from the exons ATGGCTTCTCATAGCTATCCAATTCATGGTTTTAGTGTTCAAGGAATCACCAAG AAGAGCCGAGCTTATCTGGTGAATTCTGGAGTAAGAAGACAAGAGAGCATAATACCTGAAAACTCTTTTGACCTGAAGATACAACACTTGGGGGAGCCGCCGTGTAAagctttttcttctttgagAAACTGTAATCACTTTATGGAGTCTGACTCCAACATGTTGAAGCACAGGCTCTTAGATGTTCATG AGACAAGACAAGAGGAGGTAGTTGAGTTCCTTTTATCTACTACAGAAGACGAACTCAAAGAAAGAGGTGCTAAAATGTCTCTGTTATCTAACTTGAATCAAGAACAGATGAAGCCTCTTCTGGATGTCATGATTCATAATCAAGAATTCTCCATTAACCCAGATGCTCAAATCCTCTTCTCAAGTAGCAGATCTGAGTTGAACGATATGGTCTCCATTGCAGCCAAGTTGAATAAGTCAGATAGATGGAGAAAGCTCTCACTGCTTGTACCTCAATCTCAGAGGTAA
- the LOC130495125 gene encoding uncharacterized protein LOC130495125, translated as MNKGSSPKCQDKSKEMEKPKKLKEDSAKETVEHKQVPESENPKTDAKEEKESDGTSDKKDKKEKKSCCKKCKAKAKLMKQKLKEESNEEDEKQKQKTEKANEEKGSKVTSDVKAEKEKSIIAWRHKSTKKDKSHGKNSFSVNPPCQTARSMYHGGPNFSNPWNMYAPPRVMYPAFAKGPMYGQCGGGGGPFQQPYQPMNPAAMYRGAIMSPYPPMAAAAAMYPPPYWQSRPYTDANPITRYTTYRDNYTTYRDNYSYFFI; from the exons ATGAACAAAGGCAGCTCCCCAAAATGTCAGGATAAATCAAAGGAGATGGAGAAACCGAAGAAACTCAAAg AGGACTCTGCTAAGGAGACCGTGGAACACAAGCAAGTTCCAGAGAGTGAGAATCCGAAAACAGATgccaaagaagaaaaagaatctgATGGAACTTCAGACAAGAAGGataaaaaggagaagaagagttgCTGCAAAAAATGCAAGGCCAAAGCAAAGTTGATGAAGCAAAAACTTAAAG AGGAATCTAATGAAGAGGAtgagaaacaaaaacagaaaacagaGAAGGCGAATGAGGAAAAAGGATCTAAGGTAACTTCAGATGTGAAGGCTGAAAAGGAGAAGAGCATCATAGCATGGCGACACAAGAGTACAAAGAAAGATAAGAGTCATGGTAAAAACTCCTTCAGCGTCAACCCTCCCTGTCAAACCGCTAGGTCTATGTACCACGGTGGACCCAACTTTTCAAACCCGTGGAACATGTACGCACCACCGAGAGTTATGTATCCGGCATTTGCGAAAGGGCCAATGTACGGACaatgtggtggtggtggtggtccgTTTCAGCAGCCATACCAACCCATGAATCCAGCTGCAATGTATAGAGGTGCTATAATGTCACCGTATCCGCCAatggcagcagcagcagctatGTATCCTCCTCCCTATTGGCAAAGCAGACCGTACACAGATGCTAATCCTATCACGCGTTACACTACCTACCGTGACAATTACACAACCTACCGTGACAATTACTCTTACTTCTTCATCTAA
- the LOC130508171 gene encoding uncharacterized protein LOC130508171 isoform X1: protein MGFTSVYRSLTEIFPQIDARMLRAVAIEHPKDADEAAAVVLSEILPSLPPLSTHSRNKASPSVSARQVERGLLASSSSSETIPLVIGPGHGTSAPSTRLVSGRISPLIVGPGVFRKHVESEEQVQSLGKAPGKEHGGDYDFFVKSFDVPILPEDDDLNSVVHAVPQENLKSTRDFWQELGGSHMTWNQTDSITSVGSLNAAQKGSCFEVGTGSKNDQPSKGSLASENGDTESKRSLASVNGDTESKRSLACVNGDTELGSAFSSSTHGCSVDHLEEIFQDAKTNKRTLLAVMDLVMNLMKEVELEEKDADKSELEAARGGLDTLEKVEEFRKMLKHAKEANDMHAGEVYGEKSILATEAKELENRLLKLSEERSKSLDVLDEMRETLEIRLAATLEMKKAAEQEKKAKEDSALKALAEQEAIMEKVAQESKLLQQEAEQNSKLREFLMDRGEVVDSLQGEISVICQDVKLLKEKFDKSVSTTTKSVTSSLTSSRGSSSMRSLVLENPAELLNGIFETSSKNKSPEEEEEEEASYYMKKEKNDRRELLEDGWDIFEKDIEL from the exons ATGGGTTTCACATCTGTTTATCGATCTCTCACGGAGATATTTCCTCAG ATTGATGCACGAATGTTGAGAGCTGTTGCAATTGAACATCCCAAGGATGCTGATGAGGCTGCTGCTGTGGTTCTCTCTGAGATCCTTCCTTCCTTGCCCCCTCTTTCTACTCACTCTCGGAACAAGGCCTCTCCAAGTGTTTCAGCGCGTCAAG TAGAACGTGGTTTGCTtgcctcctcttcttcttcagaaaCTATCCCCTTGGTTATTGGTCCTGGCCACGGTACCAGTGCTCCAAGTACTAGATTGGTCTCTGGTAGGATCTCGCCACTGATTGTTGGTCCTGGTGTTTTCCGCAAACATGTCGAAAGTGAGGAGCAAGTCCAATCTTTAGGAAAGGCTCCTGGAAAAGAGCACGGAGGAGACTATGATTTCTTTGTCAAGTCTTTTGATGTTCCCATCCTCCCAGAGGATGATGATCTTAACTCAGTGGTCCACGCTGTCCCACAAGAAAACCTCAAGTCTACTAGAGATTTTTGGCAAGAGCTTGGTGGTTCTCATATGACATGGAATCAAACAGATTCAATCACAAGCGTTGGTTCACTGAATGCTGCACAGAAGGGATCATGTTTTGAAGTTGGGACTGGGAGTAAAAATGACCAGCCGTCAAAGGGTTCACTGGCCAGTGAAAACGGTGATACTGAATCAAAGCGTTCACTGGCTAGTGTAAATGGTGATACTGAATCAAAGCGTTCATTGGCCTGTGTAAATGGAGATACTGAATTAGGTAGTGCTTTCAGCTCATCAACTCATGGCTGCAGTGTTGATCACCTTGAAGAGATTTTCCAAGACGCCAAAACTAACAAG AGAACCTTGCTCGCTGTGATGGACTTGGTTATGAATCTGATGAAAGAAGTTGAACTTGAAGAGAAGGATGCAGATAAGTCAGAGTTAGAAGCTGCTAGGGGAGGTTTGGACACTCTTGAAAAGGTTGAGGAGTTCAGGAAGATGCTGAAACATGCCAAGGAAGCCAATGACATG CATGCTGGAGAAGTATATGGAGAGAAGTCAATTTTAGCAACTGAAGCAAAAGAGCTTGAAAACCGATTGCTCAAGTTATCAGAAGAACGAAGCAAATCTCTTGATGTACTTGATGAG ATGCGTGAAACTCTTGAGATAAGACTAGCGGCAACATTGGAGATGAAAAAGGCTGCTGAGCAAGAAAAGAAAGCAAAAGAAGACTCTGCGCTTAAGGCACTTGCTGAACAAGAGGCCATCATGGAGAAAGTAGCCCAAGAATCAAAGCTTCTTCAGCAAGAGGCAGAGCAAAACTCTAAG CTTCGAGAGTTTCTTATGGATCGTGGTGAGGTCGTTGATTCCTTACA AGGAGAAATATCTGTCATATGTCAAGATGTGAAGCTGTTGAAAGAAAAATTTGACAAGAGTgtgtcaacaacaacaaaatcagTTACCTCAAGCCTGACTAGTTCACGTGGATCATCATCTATGAGGAGCTTGGTGCTTGAGAATCCTGCTGAGCTGTTGAATGGAATTTTTGAAACCTCAAGCAAGAACAAGAgcccagaagaagaagaagaagaagaagcatctTACTACatgaagaaagagaaaaatgatCGTAGAGAGCTTCTTGAAGATGGTTGGGACATCTTTGAGAAGGATATTGAACTTTAA